A stretch of the Streptomyces sp. NBC_01428 genome encodes the following:
- a CDS encoding PspA/IM30 family protein: MSKQTIVGRVTQLAKANINALLDQAEDPQKMLDQLIRDYTNNISEAEQAVAATIGNLRMLEADHKEDVEAAAEWGGKALAASRKADELRASGSPEVAGSADKFDNLAKVALGRQLQSEKEATTAEPTIAAQTEVVDKLKSGLDAMKGKLTELQAKRDELVARAKTAQAQNTMMDAVKNIDVMDPASDLNRFEEKVRREEAMALGKQELAASSLDAQFESLEDLGKTAEIEARLAALKQGRAA, translated from the coding sequence ATGAGCAAGCAGACGATCGTCGGTCGCGTCACCCAGCTGGCCAAGGCCAACATCAACGCACTGCTGGACCAGGCGGAGGACCCGCAGAAGATGCTGGACCAGTTGATCCGCGACTACACCAACAACATCTCCGAGGCGGAGCAGGCGGTCGCCGCCACGATCGGGAACCTGCGGATGCTGGAGGCGGACCACAAGGAGGATGTGGAGGCGGCCGCCGAGTGGGGCGGAAAGGCCCTCGCGGCCAGCCGGAAGGCGGACGAGCTGCGCGCGTCGGGCTCGCCCGAGGTCGCCGGGAGTGCCGACAAGTTCGACAACCTGGCGAAGGTCGCGCTGGGCCGCCAGCTGCAGTCCGAGAAGGAGGCGACGACGGCCGAGCCGACGATCGCCGCCCAGACGGAGGTCGTCGACAAGCTCAAGTCGGGCCTGGACGCGATGAAGGGCAAGCTGACGGAGCTCCAGGCCAAGCGGGACGAGCTGGTGGCCCGGGCCAAGACCGCGCAGGCCCAGAACACGATGATGGACGCGGTGAAGAACATCGACGTGATGGACCCGGCGAGCGACCTGAACCGCTTCGAGGAGAAGGTCCGTCGTGAGGAGGCCATGGCCCTGGGCAAGCAGGAACTGGCCGCGTCCTCCCTCGACGCGCAGTTCGAGTCCCTGGAGGACCTCGGCAAGACCGCGGAGATCGAGGCCCGGCTGGCCGCGCTCAAGCAGGGCCGCGCCGCCTGA